The proteins below are encoded in one region of Candidatus Methylomirabilota bacterium:
- the trpC gene encoding indole-3-glycerol phosphate synthase TrpC, producing the protein MILERIVEAKREEVASRKATVPLRDLQAQIQDLPPPRDFHHALQRRSRGGGIRLIAEVKRASPSQGIIRQDFNLEQIVHAYSGAGAVALSVLTDEPFFRGSLHDLAQVKAIVSLPILRKDFILDPYQVYETRRSGADAILLIAALLDTQPLQDLLGLSQELGLHPFTEVHNSEELHRAVAAKAPIVGINNRDLKTFHVSLETTFLLLPEIPPDRVVVSESGITDRTEVRRLEAAGVDAILVGEGLLRARDVAAKARELLGTEHEGSR; encoded by the coding sequence ATGATTCTGGAAAGGATCGTAGAAGCAAAGCGAGAAGAAGTAGCCTCCCGAAAGGCAACGGTCCCGCTCCGAGATCTCCAGGCTCAGATTCAAGATCTTCCGCCCCCACGCGACTTTCACCATGCCCTCCAACGCCGGTCACGGGGTGGGGGAATCCGGTTGATCGCTGAAGTGAAGCGTGCATCTCCGTCGCAGGGGATCATTCGCCAGGATTTCAACCTCGAGCAGATCGTGCACGCCTATTCGGGGGCCGGGGCGGTGGCACTTTCCGTTCTCACCGACGAACCCTTTTTCCGGGGGAGTCTCCACGATCTGGCACAAGTGAAGGCGATCGTCTCCCTTCCGATCCTGCGCAAGGACTTTATCCTCGATCCGTACCAGGTATACGAGACCCGTAGGTCCGGCGCCGATGCTATCCTTCTGATCGCAGCTCTCTTGGACACCCAGCCGCTGCAGGACCTTTTAGGCCTCTCGCAGGAACTGGGACTGCATCCCTTTACCGAGGTTCACAATTCGGAGGAGCTCCATAGAGCTGTGGCCGCCAAGGCGCCCATCGTGGGAATAAATAATCGGGACCTTAAGACCTTTCATGTGTCTCTCGAAACGACTTTCCTGTTGCTCCCGGAAATTCCGCCAGATCGGGTAGTGGTCAGCGAGAGCGGCATCACTGACCGAACGGAAGTTCGTCGCCTCGAGGCGGCCGGGGTAGATGCCATCTTAGTCGGGGAGGGACTGCTCCGAGCCCGAGATGTAGCGGCGAAGGCCCGAGAACTCTTGGGGACGGAGCATGAGGGTTCGCGTTAA
- the trpD gene encoding anthranilate phosphoribosyltransferase: MADAMIVEVLQKVVGRQDLSRDEAYMVMEFLMTGRASDAEIAAFLTAMRMKGETVEELCGFVQVMRGKVTAVHTRYSGGRAAPRPGDRMLVDTCGTGGDAKGTFNISTAAAFVASGAGIPVAKHGNRSIFGLCGSADVIEALGISLDLPAERVGRCIDEVGIGFLFAPLLHQAMKHVMSTRRRIRIRTLFNILGPLTNPAGASAQVIGVSEAGLTDILADVLRELGCYRAFVVHGKEGLDEISTVGETKISEVVEGRIRTFYVQPEDFGIPRGTLLDLQGGDATTNAEVIRKILQGARGPKRDIVLVNAAAAIAAGGGAQNIQGGIAAAEHSIDSGAAWTKLEKVVAFCHQEGGTVHNQP; this comes from the coding sequence ATGGCTGATGCGATGATCGTTGAGGTACTCCAGAAGGTGGTTGGGCGGCAGGATCTCAGCCGGGATGAGGCCTACATGGTCATGGAGTTTCTTATGACCGGTCGCGCATCCGATGCCGAAATTGCGGCCTTCCTCACCGCTATGCGGATGAAGGGTGAAACGGTGGAGGAGCTCTGCGGCTTTGTCCAGGTTATGCGGGGAAAAGTGACCGCTGTTCACACTCGGTACTCAGGGGGTCGGGCCGCCCCCCGTCCCGGCGATCGGATGCTCGTGGATACCTGCGGGACGGGGGGAGACGCGAAAGGAACTTTCAATATCTCCACGGCAGCCGCATTTGTGGCTAGTGGGGCAGGGATTCCAGTTGCCAAGCATGGCAACCGCTCTATCTTCGGGTTGTGCGGCAGCGCCGACGTCATCGAAGCACTAGGTATCTCCCTCGATCTCCCCGCCGAGCGGGTAGGCCGATGCATCGATGAGGTCGGGATCGGATTTCTTTTTGCGCCCCTGCTTCACCAGGCGATGAAGCATGTGATGTCGACTCGCCGCCGGATCCGGATCCGGACCCTGTTCAATATCCTTGGCCCGCTCACCAATCCTGCCGGGGCCTCTGCTCAGGTGATCGGAGTCTCTGAGGCAGGCCTCACTGATATTTTGGCCGACGTTTTAAGAGAGCTGGGTTGCTACCGGGCCTTTGTCGTTCATGGGAAGGAGGGCCTCGACGAGATCTCTACTGTCGGGGAGACCAAAATCTCCGAGGTGGTAGAGGGACGGATCCGAACCTTTTACGTTCAGCCGGAGGACTTTGGAATTCCCCGAGGAACGCTGTTGGACCTCCAGGGGGGTGATGCGACCACAAACGCGGAGGTCATACGAAAGATCCTTCAAGGGGCCCGCGGGCCTAAACGGGACATCGTTCTCGTGAACGCGGCTGCCGCCATAGCAGCTGGCGGGGGAGCGCAAAATATTCAGGGCGGGATCGCAGCTGCAGAACACTCTATAGATAGCGGAGCTGCCTGGACAAAATTGGAGAAGGTGGTAGCCTTCTGTCACCAAGAAGGCGGAACTGTACACAATCAGCCATAA